CTCGTTTTTAATTTCAAATAATTTGATTCGCGGCCTTTATTCAGCGGCATATGGAATTGTAAACTTTTATGTAAAAAAAATTATGTTTTTGTGCTGCGGTCGGGTATGTTTATCTTCGGGATTTAAATAAGATGTTTACAATTCAATTTTTCGGAACATTAATAAACACAGAAGGTTGGAGCGGACAGATCAGGAGATAGTTGATAGAATCAAAAGGGGCGATGATAAGGCTGTTATGACCTTATATGATAGCTACAGAAAGGAGTTTCTCCATTGGGGCTATAATAACTACAGCCTGACAGAGCAGGAATGTGCCGATGTTTTTCAGGACGCCGTGATCATTATTTATAAAAATATCCGGCAAGGCAAGCTGGAGCAGTTATCAAGCTCGTTAAAAACCTACCTGTTTGGCATTGGAAAAAACCTGGCCTTAAAAAGGGTGAGCCAAAGTTCAAGAATGGTTGTAAGCAATGAAGCCGTTGAGTCTAACCCCGGTTTTGATCATGAAGACCCTTTTGAAGCCACCGAACGGCAAAAGGTGATCGCCGGAATGTTGGATAGTATGGGAGATCCATGCAAGTCCATCTTACAGATGTTTTATTTCGATAAGTTTACTATGGATGCCATTGCGTCCAGGCTAGGCTACAAAAATGAACATGTAGCAAAATCGCAAAAACTACGGTGTTTTAATCAATTGAAGAAGATGATCAGCGACCGGTTCAATTCTGAAGATATATAGTATGGAGGATAAAGGTTATACCGATATTATCAACAGATATCTTGAGGGCGAGATGTCTTCATCGGAGAAAGAAAGCTTTCTTGAGCAGGTAAAGAGCAACCCTGCCCTTAAAGATGAATTGGAACTGGCGCAGGATATTCAAAAAGGGATCGAGCTACATGGAAGCTGGCACCTTAAATCCCTGTTACAGGCCGAGGAAAAAAAGTATCAAAATAAGCCTGCTAAAAGTTGGGGATGGAAAGTCGCGGCATCATTTTTTATATTGGTTGGCCTCGGATATGTCATTTTTAACTTTGCCAACAGGGGTAGTAGCGATATTTACAGTCAGTATTATTTACCATACCCCAACATAGTAAGCCCGGTAAACAGGTCTGACGAAGGAGTACGGTCTGATGCCCTGGCTGACTATGAACAAGAGAACTACCAAAAGGCTATTGAAAAGCTTACTAAGCAACTTCAGTCTGACCCG
This region of Fulvivirga ulvae genomic DNA includes:
- a CDS encoding RNA polymerase sigma factor; translation: MERTDQEIVDRIKRGDDKAVMTLYDSYRKEFLHWGYNNYSLTEQECADVFQDAVIIIYKNIRQGKLEQLSSSLKTYLFGIGKNLALKRVSQSSRMVVSNEAVESNPGFDHEDPFEATERQKVIAGMLDSMGDPCKSILQMFYFDKFTMDAIASRLGYKNEHVAKSQKLRCFNQLKKMISDRFNSEDI
- a CDS encoding tetratricopeptide repeat protein, with the protein product MEDKGYTDIINRYLEGEMSSSEKESFLEQVKSNPALKDELELAQDIQKGIELHGSWHLKSLLQAEEKKYQNKPAKSWGWKVAASFFILVGLGYVIFNFANRGSSDIYSQYYLPYPNIVSPVNRSDEGVRSDALADYEQENYQKAIEKLTKQLQSDPQNDVLNFYMGQSLLAIGNADQAIPYFKNIGPASRLYDPAAWYHGLSLLKTRQMDEAKTQFEQIAGSGSSYADEAAEIADKL